In Brassica rapa cultivar Chiifu-401-42 chromosome A06, CAAS_Brap_v3.01, whole genome shotgun sequence, a single window of DNA contains:
- the LOC103873827 gene encoding non-specific lipid-transfer protein-like protein At5g64080 — MATSFSAATPFVFILLLSISSVTVHGASHHHTAAPAPAVDCSTLIINMADCLDFVMAGGTSAKPKSSCCAGLKTVLKADAECLCEAFKNSAAFGITLNMTKAATLPTACKLHAPSISNCGLSMTPTMAPGLAPGGAVAAGPGAAGTTLAPTPSQGNDGSSLIPISFTTLFSALFFVLFLSRV; from the exons ATGGCCACTTCCTTCTCCGCCGCGACGCCTTTTGTTttcatcctcctcctctccATCTCCTCCGTCACCGTTCACGGCGCATCTCACCACCACACGGCGGCTCCGGCTCCGGCTGTAGACTGTTCGACTCTCATAATCAACATGGCGGATTGTTTGGACTTCGTCATGGCCGGAGGCACGTCGGCGAAACCGAAGAGTTCGTGTTGCGCGGGGCTTAAGACAGTGCTTAAGGCTGACGCAGAGTGTCTTTGTGAGGCGTTTAAAAACAGTGCTGCTTTTGGAATCACCTTGAACATGACCAAGGCTGCTACACTTCCCACCGCATGCAAGCTTCATGCTCCTTCTATTTCTAACTGTGGAT TGTCTATGACTCCTACTATGGCTCCAG GTCTTGCTCCAGGAGGTGCGGTTGCTGCTGGACCCGGCGCAGCTGGAACAACCCTAGCTCCAACCCCGTCTCAGGGGAACGACGGATCTTCCTTGATTCCGATCTCGTTCACCACCCTATTCAGCGCTTTATTCTTCGTATTGTTCTTGTCTCGTGTGTAA